A single Phragmites australis chromosome 4, lpPhrAust1.1, whole genome shotgun sequence DNA region contains:
- the LOC133916619 gene encoding peroxygenase-like gives MASPSPADPSLETEAPHAAVTRERRLNPDLQEQLPKPYLARALAAVDPSHPKGTEGRDPRGMSVLQQHVSFFDRNGDGIVYPWETFKGLRAIGCGYPASFVFSFLINLVMSYPTQPGWIPSPFLSVHVKNIHKGKHGSDSETYDTEGRFDPSKFDAIFSKYGLTHPNALTKDELTSMLKGNRNMYDFLGWIAATGEWMLLYSVAKDKDGLLQQETIRGAFDGSLFERLQHDKKSS, from the exons ATGGCGTCGCCGTCGCCCGCCGACCCGTCCCTGGAGACGGAGGCGCCCCACGCGGCTGTCACCAGGGAGCGGAGGCTCAACCCCGACCTGCAGGAGCAGCTTCCCAAGCCAT ATCTTGCGAGGGCTCTAGCGGCGGTGGACCCGAGCCATCCGAAGGGGACCGAGGGGCGCGACCCCCGCGGCATGAGCGTGCTGCAGCAGCACGTGTCCTTCTTCGACCGCAACGGCGACGGCATCGTCTACCCCTGGGAGACTTTCAAAG GCCTGCGAGCAATAGGGTGCGGGTACCCTGCATCCTTTGTTTTCTCTTTCCTGATCAACCTCGTCATGAGTTATCCCACTCAGCCG GGATGGATACCTTCCCCTTTTCTCTCCGTCCACGTAAAGAACATTCATAAGGGCAAGCACGGGAGCGATTCTGAAACCTATGACACTGAAGGGAG GTTTGATCCATCAAAATTCGATGCGATATTTAGCAAGTATGGTCTAACCCATCCAAATGCTTTGACAAAAGACGAGTTGACCTCGATGCTTAAAGGAAACCGCAATATGTATGATTTCCTTGGCTG GATCGCCGCCACTGGTGAATGGATGCTACTCTACAGCGTGGCAAAGGATAAAGATGGCCTGTTGCAACAGGAAACTATCAGGGGTGCCTTCGATGGCAGTCTATTTGAGCGACTGCAGCACGATAAGAAATCCTCCTGA